A genome region from Fodinibius salicampi includes the following:
- a CDS encoding four helix bundle protein, producing the protein MSYKNLDIWQRSRALVIDIHKMSLTLPKFELYETGSQIRRSMKAVKANIVEGYGRRRYKNDFIRFIIYALASTDETIDHLETLYETGSLKDEKLYEELHSKLISLAKMINNFLQSVQSGHLSKK; encoded by the coding sequence ATGAGTTATAAGAATCTGGATATTTGGCAGCGATCGAGGGCATTAGTTATTGATATTCACAAAATGAGTTTGACCCTGCCAAAATTTGAGCTGTATGAAACGGGATCACAAATTCGGAGATCTATGAAAGCAGTAAAAGCTAACATAGTAGAAGGATACGGACGACGTCGCTATAAAAACGATTTTATCCGGTTTATAATTTATGCTCTGGCATCTACAGATGAGACTATTGATCATCTGGAAACACTGTATGAGACCGGTTCACTCAAAGATGAAAAACTGTACGAGGAACTTCATTCAAAACTTATCAGTCTCGCTAAGATGATTAATAATTTTCTACAATCGGTACAATCAGGACATCTTAGCAAAAAATAA
- a CDS encoding helix-turn-helix domain-containing protein produces MANSHSGRVTIDGIMTPDQFEHFKREILQKIDDIADKIDNDEDEFLTTEGACEYLKIGKTKLYNLVTEGIIKKYRITGTVLYRKDELRKAVLDDSI; encoded by the coding sequence ATGGCAAACTCACATTCTGGTCGGGTTACTATTGATGGTATAATGACACCTGACCAATTTGAACACTTTAAGCGTGAAATACTACAAAAGATAGATGATATAGCAGATAAAATTGATAATGATGAAGATGAGTTCTTGACCACAGAAGGAGCTTGTGAATATTTAAAAATTGGAAAGACAAAGTTATATAACCTCGTAACCGAAGGGATAATAAAAAAATATCGTATCACAGGCACCGTTTTATACCGTAAAGATGAATTGAGAAAAGCTGTGTTAGATGATTCTATTTGA
- a CDS encoding TonB-dependent receptor: MRFSLILFFTIAIPTLCFAQQTASLNGYISDAQTGETLISANIALDNGARGTSSNTSGYYNLTDIEPGEYTVIVTYIGYQRYERTITLEEGESLRLDVELNPEGYQLEEVVVESEREEEEQRNIGAAQIETELIKDLPSVFQADVFRSLQLLPGIKAASDFSSGLYIRGGSPDQTLILLDETTVYNPSHFFGFFSTFNPDAVKDVRLYKGAYPAKYGGRLGSVLTIYNKDGNRNEFEGAATIGLLSSRLALEGPLEKGSWMLAVRRSTLEPLLGILRQSTDNIPDSFYFFDINGKLNYDLNPDNKFSLAFYSGLDDLKFSFAEDAVINLNYGNQTLSSTWTHIFSDDLFGHFTLTGSRYFNYPSFNIASTPFEQSNNIYDFSVKGDFDYYPSRNHHISAGFWTGNMTLKLRDVFDNEPTFNSRTQSQYGSLYIQDNWTISDHWEATPGIRLNGFSEGDYLRLEPRVSIEYSPSDRLRLQAAYGRYNQYLTLISNEAFSGFDVWLTADEGVPPAYGDQYVVGAKTLPFENYGLDLELYYRTMRDLFEPDPFLPDRAGLPYEETFRFGEGYAYGAELFFERKSGRLTGFLGYTFGVSRRKFPGFNEPPTGDSEARFYPPKYDRTHDLNLVLEYRINNRWSTNAVFNYATGQAYTKPLGRTAAFNYPTSNIALDQLVVGRVNASRLPAYHRFDISFSRQGTFFGLGEAQWQFQLINLYSRRNVWFYNYDLDENPAEREAVQLLPILPTISYTLNF, translated from the coding sequence ATGAGATTTTCCCTGATACTATTCTTTACGATTGCCATTCCGACCCTTTGTTTCGCTCAGCAAACGGCATCGCTCAATGGATATATTAGCGATGCCCAAACAGGCGAAACGCTTATTTCAGCCAATATTGCACTGGATAATGGAGCGCGGGGTACCTCTTCTAATACTTCGGGCTATTACAATCTAACCGATATAGAGCCGGGCGAATATACCGTTATTGTTACTTATATTGGTTATCAGCGATACGAACGGACCATTACCCTTGAAGAAGGCGAAAGCCTGCGGCTTGATGTGGAGCTCAATCCGGAGGGGTATCAGCTGGAAGAGGTAGTTGTGGAGTCTGAGCGTGAAGAGGAAGAGCAACGCAATATCGGAGCGGCACAAATAGAGACGGAACTCATAAAGGATCTCCCCTCTGTTTTCCAGGCGGATGTCTTTCGTTCGCTTCAGCTTTTGCCCGGGATCAAAGCCGCATCTGATTTTTCAAGCGGACTTTATATTCGCGGGGGCAGTCCCGATCAAACACTCATTCTCCTGGATGAAACCACCGTATACAATCCCTCCCATTTTTTCGGTTTTTTCTCCACTTTTAATCCCGATGCCGTCAAAGATGTTCGCCTCTATAAGGGCGCCTACCCGGCCAAGTACGGGGGACGGCTCGGATCGGTACTTACTATTTACAATAAAGACGGAAATCGCAATGAATTTGAGGGGGCTGCTACTATCGGACTTCTCTCTTCGCGGCTTGCTTTAGAGGGTCCCCTGGAAAAAGGCTCCTGGATGCTGGCTGTGCGCCGATCAACGCTCGAACCCCTGCTAGGTATCCTGCGCCAATCGACGGATAACATACCCGACAGCTTCTATTTTTTTGATATTAACGGAAAACTCAACTACGACTTAAATCCCGATAATAAATTTTCCCTTGCTTTCTATTCCGGCTTAGACGATCTGAAATTTTCTTTTGCCGAGGATGCCGTTATCAACCTTAACTACGGCAATCAAACGCTGAGCTCTACCTGGACACATATCTTTTCTGACGATCTGTTTGGTCATTTTACCCTGACCGGATCCCGGTATTTTAACTATCCCTCTTTTAATATCGCCTCCACTCCTTTTGAGCAGTCAAACAACATCTATGATTTTTCTGTCAAAGGTGATTTTGACTATTATCCCAGCCGAAATCATCATATATCCGCAGGCTTTTGGACCGGTAATATGACCCTTAAGCTTCGGGATGTTTTTGACAATGAACCTACCTTTAATTCCCGGACTCAATCGCAATATGGCTCACTGTATATACAGGACAACTGGACTATTTCCGACCATTGGGAAGCGACCCCGGGCATACGCCTCAATGGCTTCAGCGAGGGCGATTACTTGCGGTTGGAACCGCGTGTATCCATCGAATATAGTCCGTCTGATCGTCTCCGGCTGCAAGCAGCCTATGGACGATACAATCAATATTTAACGCTTATTTCGAATGAAGCTTTTAGCGGATTCGATGTATGGCTGACTGCAGATGAAGGAGTCCCCCCGGCCTATGGAGATCAATATGTGGTCGGGGCCAAAACCCTGCCATTTGAAAATTATGGACTTGACCTGGAGCTTTACTATCGCACGATGAGGGATCTCTTCGAACCTGATCCCTTTTTGCCCGACCGGGCCGGGCTTCCCTATGAAGAAACTTTTCGTTTTGGTGAAGGGTATGCATACGGAGCTGAACTGTTTTTTGAACGTAAATCAGGTCGGTTAACCGGTTTCCTGGGTTATACTTTTGGCGTAAGCAGGCGCAAGTTTCCGGGTTTTAATGAACCGCCAACCGGCGATTCGGAAGCCCGTTTCTATCCTCCGAAATATGACCGTACGCACGACCTTAATCTGGTGTTGGAATATCGAATCAACAACCGATGGTCGACTAATGCGGTCTTTAATTATGCTACCGGTCAGGCCTATACCAAGCCCCTCGGACGTACTGCCGCTTTCAACTATCCTACATCAAATATTGCTCTGGATCAGTTGGTTGTAGGGCGGGTTAATGCTTCTCGCTTGCCCGCCTACCACCGGTTTGATATTAGCTTTAGCCGGCAGGGAACTTTTTTTGGACTGGGAGAAGCACAGTGGCAATTCCAGCTTATTAATCTGTATTCGCGGCGTAATGTTTGGTTTTATAATTACGATCTCGATGAAAATCCCGCCGAGCGGGAAGCCGTACAATTACTTCCAATTCTACCGACGATATCTTATACCTTAAATTTCTGA
- a CDS encoding site-specific integrase — protein sequence MYKLKTYIYIRKDKIDKNNKVPVYLRLTHDGNRVEISLKVKVEVDNWDRDSQRATGRNNSVNNRIEDALSKVNRLERKYIDEERPPLEKIKREFQGKVQKRHFYLQEWDKLLDEIQKDKNRSEGTYKKYRTTRNHFQNFLKRYTGSKDIKFDNLTIDLINDYFKYLRNELGFKHNTVVRYVKNTKVVLNKALKRGWINKDPFIELDLTYKETDRTCLSLEEVNKLKEKEITIDRLDRIRDYFLFSCYTGLSFSDISKTKKRDIYDTEGNKLLIIKRQKTGNKSYIPLLPTPLDILKKHNYEEKTAKELLFEVPSNQNYNAYLKELADICGIEKHLTTHVARHTFATTITLEQGVSLETVGNMLGHSQLRTTQIYSKVTQQKALSEMEKVEI from the coding sequence ATGTACAAACTGAAAACCTATATTTATATCAGAAAAGATAAAATCGATAAGAATAATAAAGTCCCAGTGTATCTTAGGCTCACGCATGATGGCAATAGAGTTGAGATCTCTCTTAAGGTAAAGGTAGAGGTCGATAACTGGGATAGAGATTCGCAGAGAGCCACTGGGAGAAATAATTCTGTAAATAACCGCATAGAAGATGCCCTAAGTAAGGTTAATAGATTAGAACGTAAATATATAGATGAAGAACGCCCTCCTTTAGAAAAGATAAAACGTGAATTTCAGGGTAAAGTTCAAAAGAGACATTTCTATCTTCAAGAATGGGACAAATTACTTGATGAAATACAAAAGGATAAAAATAGAAGCGAAGGAACCTATAAAAAATATCGTACTACTCGAAATCACTTCCAAAATTTTCTTAAAAGATACACAGGAAGTAAGGATATTAAATTTGATAACCTAACCATTGATTTAATTAATGATTACTTCAAATATCTTAGAAATGAGCTGGGATTTAAACATAATACAGTAGTGCGATATGTTAAGAATACTAAGGTTGTATTAAATAAAGCTCTTAAACGAGGGTGGATAAATAAAGATCCCTTTATAGAGCTTGATTTAACATATAAGGAAACAGATAGAACCTGCTTATCTCTGGAAGAAGTGAATAAATTAAAAGAGAAAGAGATTACAATAGATAGATTAGATAGAATCCGTGATTACTTTTTATTTAGCTGTTATACTGGGCTTAGTTTTTCTGATATCTCAAAAACTAAGAAAAGAGATATTTATGATACAGAAGGAAATAAGCTGCTTATAATTAAAAGACAAAAAACAGGTAACAAGTCCTATATTCCCTTGTTACCTACCCCACTTGATATACTTAAAAAACATAACTACGAGGAAAAAACTGCTAAAGAATTATTATTCGAAGTTCCTTCAAATCAAAACTATAATGCATATTTGAAGGAATTAGCGGATATTTGTGGTATAGAAAAGCATCTAACTACTCATGTAGCCAGACATACATTTGCTACTACTATAACCCTGGAGCAAGGTGTTTCCTTAGAAACAGTTGGAAATATGCTGGGACATTCTCAGTTAAGAACAACTCAAATTTATTCTAAGGTTACCCAACAGAAAGCTTTATCAGAAATGGAAAAAGTAGAAATATAA
- a CDS encoding DUF4249 family protein, with protein MKRYINLLFVLLLFCSGCELYTQDEYEEYIVVESYLVANGTLPNVLLSHTTPIEEEYSFQDTAIEGAEVQVRRLNADSSIIETFEYKQVNPGIYEPVLSHTVLDQQLYELYIQTNSGETVKAQTYVPGNFETVNRDQIKDGYVYQSEEQVQLKVTPSEYPGRQTFYFFTVNVSADADLRLTPFYADLVENQDADTANFYINSSNIVNEGNYNQNQDGTISLNLPWISIAFYGRNTIIANAIDDNMYDFLRSQSVQTGGSTLSPGEIQNIDYNVEGGIGIFGSMASDTVLVNILEPQQ; from the coding sequence ATGAAACGTTACATTAATCTTCTATTTGTACTTCTACTATTCTGCAGCGGATGCGAACTGTATACCCAGGATGAGTATGAAGAATATATTGTTGTTGAATCGTATCTTGTTGCCAATGGAACTCTTCCCAATGTTTTACTGTCGCATACTACTCCCATAGAAGAAGAATATAGCTTTCAGGATACCGCCATTGAAGGAGCTGAAGTACAGGTGAGGCGCCTGAATGCCGACAGCAGTATTATAGAGACCTTTGAATATAAACAAGTCAATCCGGGAATTTATGAACCGGTTCTCAGCCATACCGTACTGGACCAACAGCTCTATGAGCTATACATCCAAACAAATAGTGGAGAAACTGTAAAAGCGCAGACCTATGTACCCGGCAACTTTGAAACCGTTAACAGAGATCAAATTAAAGATGGTTATGTGTATCAGTCCGAGGAGCAGGTTCAGTTAAAGGTAACTCCCAGTGAATATCCCGGCAGGCAAACATTTTACTTCTTCACCGTTAATGTTTCTGCCGATGCCGATCTGAGATTAACTCCTTTTTATGCAGACTTGGTGGAAAACCAGGATGCTGATACGGCTAACTTTTACATAAACTCCTCGAATATTGTTAACGAAGGAAACTACAATCAAAATCAAGATGGCACCATTAGCCTGAACCTGCCCTGGATTTCCATCGCTTTTTATGGTAGAAATACTATTATCGCCAATGCCATTGACGATAATATGTACGATTTCTTGCGTTCCCAGAGCGTTCAAACTGGTGGGTCTACACTCTCTCCCGGAGAGATACAAAATATAGATTATAATGTTGAAGGTGGAATAGGTATTTTCGGAAGTATGGCAAGCGATACCGTTTTGGTAAACATCCTTGAGCCTCAACAATAA
- the tatA gene encoding twin-arginine translocase TatA/TatE family subunit, whose translation MTFGATEIILIVAVIILFFGAKKIPELARGIGQGITEFKKVSKKDVETNEEQDTNETSQK comes from the coding sequence ATGACATTTGGAGCAACTGAAATAATACTGATTGTTGCGGTTATTATCTTATTCTTTGGCGCAAAAAAGATACCTGAACTGGCCCGCGGTATTGGTCAGGGTATTACTGAGTTCAAAAAGGTTTCCAAGAAAGATGTGGAAACGAATGAAGAGCAGGATACCAATGAAACGTCCCAAAAATAG
- the glyA gene encoding serine hydroxymethyltransferase gives MKPLAQEDPTIYNLLNEEKERQNNNLELIASENFASRAVIEAMGSTLTNKYAEGLPGKRYYGGCEVVDKVEEKARERAKKLFDAEWVNVQPHSGAQANAAVYLAFMEPGDTLLGLDLSHGGHLTHGSPVNFSGLIYNSEFYGVDKESGRIDLDEVRKKAKEIQPKLISIGASAYPRDLDYKAFREIADEVGAYLWMDMAHTAGLIAAGLLNNPLPHCHVVTTTTHKTLRGPRGGMILIGEDGENTLGVTARKSGRTKNWSEVLDSSVFPGTQGGPLMHVIASKAVSFKEALQDDFVDYQKQVKANAHTLGETFKKMDYNLVSNGTDNHLILIDLRNKGLTGKIAEQALEKANITLNKNMVPFDTESPFVTSGIRIGSPAMTSRGFGEEEFKKVAQLIDQVLQSPDDGKIINQTRNEVAELCEQYPLYDFVTA, from the coding sequence ATGAAACCTCTCGCTCAAGAAGATCCAACTATTTATAACCTCCTGAATGAGGAAAAAGAGCGGCAAAATAATAATTTGGAACTAATTGCTTCTGAAAATTTTGCCTCTCGTGCTGTTATTGAAGCAATGGGTTCTACCCTTACAAATAAATATGCTGAAGGGTTACCCGGCAAGCGCTATTACGGGGGTTGCGAAGTGGTTGACAAGGTGGAAGAGAAAGCGAGAGAAAGAGCGAAGAAATTGTTCGATGCGGAATGGGTTAATGTTCAGCCGCATTCAGGGGCACAAGCCAATGCAGCCGTATATCTCGCATTTATGGAGCCCGGAGATACCCTGCTGGGGCTGGATCTTTCTCACGGCGGACACCTGACCCACGGATCCCCGGTCAACTTTTCTGGCCTTATTTATAACTCAGAATTCTATGGTGTGGATAAGGAGTCCGGGCGTATTGATCTGGATGAAGTTCGAAAAAAAGCGAAAGAAATCCAGCCCAAGCTTATTTCTATCGGTGCTTCTGCCTATCCCCGGGACCTTGACTATAAGGCCTTTCGTGAAATTGCAGATGAAGTAGGGGCATATCTATGGATGGATATGGCACACACTGCCGGCCTCATAGCAGCAGGACTTTTAAATAATCCCCTGCCACACTGCCACGTAGTGACAACTACTACGCATAAAACACTGCGGGGGCCGCGGGGTGGCATGATATTAATTGGTGAAGACGGTGAAAATACACTCGGGGTTACCGCCCGCAAATCCGGGCGGACCAAAAACTGGAGCGAAGTTCTTGATTCCAGTGTATTCCCGGGAACGCAGGGTGGACCGCTGATGCACGTTATTGCCTCCAAGGCCGTTTCCTTTAAAGAGGCATTACAAGATGACTTCGTTGACTATCAGAAACAAGTGAAGGCAAATGCCCATACACTTGGGGAAACCTTCAAAAAAATGGATTATAACCTTGTTAGCAACGGAACCGATAATCACCTGATTCTCATAGACCTGCGTAATAAAGGATTAACAGGGAAAATTGCAGAGCAGGCGCTTGAAAAGGCAAATATTACCCTTAACAAAAATATGGTGCCCTTTGATACTGAAAGTCCGTTTGTTACCTCCGGAATACGGATTGGCTCTCCAGCCATGACCAGCCGGGGTTTTGGAGAAGAGGAGTTCAAAAAGGTAGCCCAGCTTATTGATCAGGTACTGCAAAGCCCTGATGATGGAAAAATCATTAATCAAACGCGTAATGAAGTTGCCGAACTCTGTGAACAGTACCCACTTTATGATTTCGTTACAGCTTAA
- the rpiB gene encoding ribose 5-phosphate isomerase B: protein MIIPIASDHAGYKAKEKVKKMLEELGHMPVDFGTHSEESVDYPDYAIQVTEKVDKGEHEKGILVCGSGQGMCMTANKYGNVRAALAYDQDSARLTRQHNNSNILCLPGRQLTDDQLQQIVATWLETEFDGGRHERRVNKIKDLTKNN from the coding sequence ATGATTATTCCTATTGCAAGCGACCATGCCGGTTATAAGGCCAAAGAAAAAGTAAAAAAAATGCTGGAAGAACTCGGGCATATGCCGGTTGACTTTGGCACTCATTCCGAAGAATCGGTAGATTATCCTGATTATGCCATACAGGTTACCGAAAAAGTAGATAAAGGAGAGCATGAAAAAGGTATTCTCGTTTGTGGCAGCGGTCAGGGTATGTGTATGACGGCCAATAAATATGGCAATGTTCGCGCCGCTCTTGCCTACGACCAGGATTCTGCCCGCCTGACCCGACAGCACAACAATTCCAATATCCTCTGCTTGCCCGGCCGGCAATTAACGGACGACCAGCTTCAACAAATTGTGGCAACATGGCTGGAAACTGAATTCGATGGAGGCCGGCACGAACGGCGGGTCAACAAAATTAAAGATCTAACCAAGAACAATTAA
- a CDS encoding restriction endonuclease translates to MGNSNYWCYRIDTNEREFFKNELVNHNRLRQGWGWDEKQDLRNLKMDEGAKRNMSMLKVKKGDILLVPRLPEWNQVAIVKATEDWDEGYRFERTEEFGGYGHIFPAKFIKGFVRKNENVDANIRSTLKNPSRFWNINHYQQEVEKILKSKEEELNKSIGYDERLSNSINDIINNHFDKNEFENDIYDKLNQQFAREEWEYALVEGLQELFPFYEITREGGKKEKEHGTDILIKLPSLTKEVQLGIAIQVKDYKGKVKSNVIQQINKSEKYWSNENIRIIQKIVLFTESNIKENDSLNNDDADIDFIFAEDLKELLYKISINFIHDELSLND, encoded by the coding sequence ATGGGTAATTCAAACTATTGGTGCTATAGAATAGATACTAATGAACGAGAGTTTTTTAAAAATGAGTTGGTAAATCATAATCGTCTGAGACAAGGATGGGGATGGGATGAGAAACAGGATTTAAGAAACCTGAAGATGGATGAGGGAGCCAAAAGAAATATGTCCATGCTTAAAGTGAAAAAGGGAGACATTTTATTAGTTCCACGGTTACCAGAATGGAATCAGGTAGCTATTGTAAAAGCTACTGAGGATTGGGATGAAGGATATCGATTTGAAAGAACTGAAGAGTTTGGAGGATATGGGCATATATTTCCAGCAAAATTTATTAAGGGTTTTGTCAGAAAAAATGAGAATGTAGATGCTAATATCCGATCAACACTAAAGAATCCATCTAGGTTTTGGAACATTAACCATTATCAGCAAGAGGTTGAAAAAATCCTTAAGTCTAAGGAGGAGGAGTTAAATAAAAGTATTGGATATGATGAAAGATTATCCAATTCAATTAATGACATTATTAATAATCATTTTGATAAAAATGAATTTGAGAATGACATCTATGACAAATTAAATCAGCAATTTGCAAGGGAAGAGTGGGAATATGCACTTGTTGAGGGACTTCAGGAATTATTTCCATTTTATGAGATTACAAGAGAGGGTGGAAAAAAAGAAAAAGAACATGGAACTGATATTTTAATAAAATTGCCAAGCCTAACAAAGGAAGTCCAATTGGGAATTGCCATTCAGGTAAAGGACTACAAGGGAAAAGTGAAAAGCAATGTGATCCAACAAATTAATAAGTCAGAAAAATATTGGTCAAATGAAAACATACGAATTATTCAAAAGATAGTTTTATTTACCGAATCAAATATAAAAGAAAATGATAGTTTAAATAACGATGATGCTGATATAGATTTTATTTTTGCGGAGGATTTAAAGGAGCTTTTATATAAAATTTCTATCAATTTTATCCATGATGAACTTTCGCTGAATGATTAA
- a CDS encoding bifunctional aspartate kinase/diaminopimelate decarboxylase — translation MGSGDSKWIVLKFGGTSVASAENWKNIARVVEQRKSEGFSVCLVHSALSGISDCLEEIIAHAPKNNTGDLVQRVKERHLELGEALDVPTEELLADDFSELEHIVKGMELIGEASYRVQARLLAMGELMATKLGAAYLNRELGGAEWIDARSCIKTIAPKDANERSLILSAISNTDFDEPLEQKLHKAGDLVVTQGFIGSDAEDKTVVLGRGGSDVSAAYFAAKIGAERLEIWTDVPGLFSANPQNVPSARLLNHLSYEEAQEIATNGAEVLHPRSIMPARKHKIPIHVRCTQRPELSGTVISEEGADDEALVKTIAVRNNVILISMDSLGMWQQVGFLAEAFEVFRQYGLSIDLVSTSESNVTVSLDPGLNTHFHDIRSSFVEDLGAYCRVKVIESVSAVSLLGRRIRTILHQLGGAFEVFEEHKVYLVSQAANDLNFTFVVESEQADRLVRQLHDHVITQSGNQASFGLTWPELMEDKKKEGRDVSLWWREKQQQLIDIVEESGPCYVYDTDTLRTYGNLVKGIEPVDRSLYAIKANANPDVLKTFRELGFGFECVSIGEVNHVIELFPDIDRKDILFTPNFAPRTEYAEALELDVNLTLDNIYPLQQWPELFKGQELFLRIDPGHGHGHHKHVKTGGKHSKFGIPRFEIKEVAELVDELDLSIKGLHAHIGSGIKDPFSWKRTAVILHEVAKELGGVEILDLGGGFGIRENETQAHLDIQEVSNSLQKFKEAHPEYELWVEPGRFLVAVAGVLLASVTQLKGKGKVKYVGVDTGMNSFIRPALYGARHTIVNLTRLNEPNSQSVNIVGPICESGDKLGIDRLFPHSEEGDVVLVANTGAYGQVMSSNYNLRAPAKDIVI, via the coding sequence ATGGGTAGCGGAGATTCTAAGTGGATTGTGTTAAAATTTGGCGGAACCAGTGTTGCGTCCGCTGAAAACTGGAAAAATATTGCACGGGTAGTGGAACAGCGGAAATCCGAGGGATTTTCTGTCTGTCTCGTTCATTCGGCACTAAGTGGCATTTCTGATTGCCTGGAAGAAATTATTGCTCATGCACCGAAGAATAACACCGGTGATCTGGTTCAAAGAGTTAAAGAACGCCATCTTGAACTGGGTGAGGCACTGGATGTACCAACAGAGGAACTTCTGGCTGATGACTTTAGTGAGCTTGAGCATATTGTTAAGGGGATGGAACTTATAGGAGAAGCCAGCTACAGGGTACAGGCCCGCCTGTTGGCCATGGGTGAGCTGATGGCAACGAAGCTGGGTGCCGCTTACCTGAATCGTGAGCTTGGCGGTGCAGAGTGGATTGACGCACGAAGCTGTATTAAAACAATCGCTCCCAAAGATGCGAATGAACGCTCGCTGATACTCTCAGCTATCAGTAACACCGATTTTGATGAGCCGTTGGAACAAAAGCTTCACAAAGCAGGAGATTTGGTTGTTACGCAGGGATTCATCGGAAGTGATGCAGAAGATAAGACCGTAGTACTGGGACGGGGTGGATCAGATGTATCAGCAGCTTATTTTGCGGCGAAGATAGGTGCAGAGCGGTTGGAGATATGGACCGATGTGCCGGGACTTTTTTCGGCGAATCCCCAGAATGTGCCCTCGGCCCGGTTATTGAATCATCTGAGTTACGAAGAAGCGCAGGAAATTGCGACCAACGGGGCTGAGGTATTGCATCCGCGCAGCATTATGCCGGCCCGCAAGCATAAAATTCCCATCCATGTACGCTGTACGCAACGCCCGGAATTGTCTGGTACGGTTATCTCTGAAGAGGGCGCAGATGATGAAGCCCTGGTAAAAACCATTGCGGTCCGGAATAACGTCATCCTGATCAGTATGGATTCACTGGGCATGTGGCAGCAGGTTGGTTTTTTAGCCGAGGCTTTTGAGGTGTTCAGGCAGTACGGGCTTTCAATTGACTTGGTTTCTACCTCGGAGTCGAATGTGACCGTTTCCCTGGATCCGGGACTTAATACGCACTTTCACGATATCCGCTCTTCTTTTGTAGAAGACCTTGGCGCGTATTGCAGGGTTAAGGTTATAGAATCCGTTTCTGCGGTGAGCCTGTTAGGACGCCGGATACGAACGATTTTGCATCAGCTGGGTGGAGCTTTTGAAGTATTTGAAGAACACAAAGTCTACCTGGTAAGTCAGGCTGCCAACGATTTGAACTTTACTTTTGTGGTTGAGAGTGAACAGGCTGATCGGCTGGTCCGCCAGCTACACGACCATGTGATTACACAATCGGGAAACCAGGCCTCCTTCGGACTCACATGGCCGGAATTGATGGAGGATAAGAAAAAAGAAGGCCGTGACGTATCTCTCTGGTGGAGAGAAAAACAGCAGCAGCTAATTGATATCGTGGAAGAGTCGGGTCCCTGCTACGTCTATGATACCGATACGTTGCGCACATACGGAAATCTTGTTAAAGGTATTGAGCCGGTGGACCGATCCCTTTATGCGATTAAGGCCAATGCAAATCCTGATGTTCTGAAAACTTTTCGGGAGTTGGGATTCGGTTTTGAATGCGTTTCCATTGGAGAAGTAAACCACGTAATTGAACTGTTTCCTGATATTGATCGCAAAGATATTTTATTCACGCCAAACTTTGCACCCCGAACGGAATACGCCGAGGCGCTGGAGCTGGATGTGAACCTCACGCTGGATAATATTTATCCCCTGCAGCAGTGGCCTGAATTATTTAAAGGACAGGAATTGTTTCTGCGCATTGATCCGGGCCATGGCCATGGTCATCATAAGCATGTAAAAACAGGAGGAAAGCACTCCAAGTTTGGCATTCCCCGCTTCGAAATTAAAGAGGTAGCCGAACTGGTGGACGAGCTGGATCTGTCAATCAAGGGACTACACGCCCATATAGGCAGCGGAATAAAAGATCCCTTTTCCTGGAAGCGAACGGCCGTGATACTGCATGAAGTAGCCAAAGAGCTGGGCGGCGTTGAAATCCTGGATCTGGGCGGTGGATTTGGTATCCGTGAAAACGAAACGCAAGCCCATCTGGATATTCAGGAAGTAAGCAACTCTCTGCAAAAGTTTAAAGAAGCCCATCCGGAGTACGAGTTGTGGGTGGAACCGGGACGTTTCCTGGTAGCGGTAGCCGGCGTACTGCTTGCCAGCGTGACCCAGTTAAAAGGGAAAGGGAAGGTAAAGTATGTGGGCGTAGATACCGGCATGAACTCCTTTATTCGTCCGGCGCTGTATGGAGCCCGCCATACCATCGTGAACCTGACCAGGCTGAATGAGCCGAACAGCCAGTCCGTAAATATAGTGGGACCTATTTGTGAGTCGGGGGATAAGCTGGGGATTGACCGCTTATTCCCGCATTCCGAGGAGGGGGATGTGGTGCTGGTAGCCAATACCGGCGCTTATGGACAGGTAATGAGCTCGAACTACAATCTTCGTGCCCCGGCCAAGGATATCGTGATTTAG